Proteins co-encoded in one Candidatus Kapaibacterium sp. genomic window:
- a CDS encoding dolichol kinase: MHHADDIPFQSELVRKAIHLLSLSIPVGYIFVSQRTALTILLPLMVAFVVVDILMHTIPAIRQLFLQLFGFLLRPHELETQRLLLNGASYVMISACICIALFPKVIAVTAFAILILSDIASALVGKAWGRRRFLDKTAEGSAAFLVMGWVVVTVLGITFGAPWTYYVAGFLGAAVGTLAEAASIRLRMDDNLAIPLSIGATMWLLGWLAGLWGWNSFLQLLL, translated from the coding sequence ATGCACCACGCAGACGACATCCCATTCCAGAGCGAGCTGGTACGGAAGGCAATCCACCTCCTCTCGCTCTCTATCCCGGTTGGGTACATCTTCGTCTCGCAGCGGACCGCATTGACGATTCTGCTACCCCTTATGGTGGCGTTCGTCGTGGTAGACATCCTTATGCACACTATCCCGGCAATTCGACAGCTCTTCCTTCAGCTCTTTGGCTTCCTGCTCCGACCGCATGAGCTAGAGACCCAGCGCCTTCTCTTGAATGGGGCCTCGTACGTGATGATCTCCGCCTGCATCTGTATTGCTCTCTTCCCCAAAGTGATCGCCGTTACGGCTTTCGCCATCCTCATCCTCTCAGACATTGCCTCGGCACTAGTAGGGAAGGCATGGGGACGTCGTCGGTTCTTGGACAAGACGGCCGAGGGTTCTGCAGCCTTCCTCGTGATGGGATGGGTGGTCGTCACCGTTCTTGGCATCACCTTCGGGGCTCCGTGGACCTACTATGTAGCCGGCTTCCTCGGAGCTGCGGTCGGAACCCTCGCAGAGGCAGCCTCCATCCGACTCCGAATGGATGACAACCTTGCAATCCCCTTGAGCATTGGCGCCACTATGTGGCTCCTGGGCTGGCTAGCAGGGCTGTGGGGCTGGAACTCGTTCCTACAGCTCCTACTGTGA
- the rplI gene encoding 50S ribosomal protein L9 codes for MRVILRQDVEKLGKMGETVEVSDGFARNYLIPRGLAYFASEAALRRLEQEKQQYLRRLERERLSAQRLAERLKEIVVTIPMRVGEEGRLFGSVTPQMIAEGLQLHGFTIDRRAIIIEEPIRSLGTFEVKVRLHPEVVGVVQVWVTSAEE; via the coding sequence ATGCGCGTCATTCTGCGACAGGACGTTGAGAAGCTAGGGAAGATGGGCGAGACTGTGGAGGTCAGCGACGGCTTTGCCCGGAACTACCTCATCCCTCGAGGGCTTGCCTACTTTGCATCAGAAGCAGCTCTGCGCCGATTGGAGCAGGAGAAGCAGCAGTACCTGAGGCGCCTCGAACGCGAACGCCTCAGCGCGCAGCGGTTGGCCGAACGCCTGAAGGAAATCGTCGTGACTATCCCCATGCGGGTCGGGGAGGAAGGACGCCTGTTCGGTTCAGTGACTCCGCAGATGATTGCCGAAGGGCTCCAGCTCCACGGCTTCACAATCGACCGGCGCGCGATCATCATCGAAGAGCCCATCCGATCTCTTGGCACCTTTGAGGTCAAGGTCCGGCTCCATCCAGAGGTAGTAGGGGTCGTTCAGGTGTGGGTGACGAGCGCCGAAGAATAA
- the efp gene encoding elongation factor P has protein sequence MVGTTSDLRVGAIVRYEGELYVVLEVEHRTPGNKPGFYQVKMRNLQTGRLLENKFLSGTPIEFARLDYRPHQYLYRDGSVFMFMDMETYEQIPVDEHVVGDSARFLAEGQTVNLVFHEDRVVTVELPSHVNLRVAKTEPAVRGNTVTTALKPAVLETGATIQVPLFVDEGDIVRVDTRTGEYIERVKEA, from the coding sequence ATGGTTGGGACGACATCCGATCTGCGCGTTGGAGCTATCGTCCGATATGAAGGCGAGCTCTACGTTGTGCTGGAAGTGGAGCACCGAACGCCGGGTAACAAGCCCGGCTTCTACCAAGTCAAGATGCGCAATCTCCAGACGGGTCGCTTGTTGGAGAACAAGTTCCTCTCCGGAACGCCGATTGAGTTTGCCCGTCTGGACTACCGTCCTCACCAGTATCTCTACCGAGATGGCTCGGTCTTCATGTTCATGGACATGGAGACCTACGAGCAAATCCCCGTTGATGAGCACGTCGTTGGCGACAGCGCTCGCTTCCTGGCAGAGGGTCAGACGGTGAACCTAGTCTTCCACGAAGATCGGGTTGTCACGGTGGAGCTCCCGTCCCATGTCAACCTCCGTGTAGCGAAGACGGAGCCAGCTGTGCGAGGGAATACGGTGACGACAGCCCTGAAGCCAGCGGTTTTGGAAACGGGAGCTACAATACAAGTCCCGCTCTTCGTTGACGAAGGGGATATTGTGCGGGTAGACACCCGCACAGGCGAATACATCGAGCGGGTCAAGGAAGCCTGA
- the ftsY gene encoding signal recognition particle-docking protein FtsY — protein MSFLTAISEALARTRQRIADALHRAWFQGREESAVLAAIEEALLQADVGVEVTERIVRRVRERLRQQGAVEHIRQILREEMHALLVEPLPERFPGSPTVVLVVGVNGFGKTTTVAKLAYRWQQQGHSIVLAAADTYRSAAIEQLQQWAERIGVACIRHRYGADPAAVAYDALQAARARGADVVIVDTAGRLHTKEPLMAELEKLVRVLRKVDPTAPHETFLVLDASIGHNAVLQAQEFLRHLPLTGVVLTKVDGSARGGMALAVSSTCNLPIRYLGVGEGLQDLVPFVPAAFVEGLLPEEALTVSQ, from the coding sequence ATGAGCTTTTTGACTGCCATTTCGGAGGCCTTGGCGCGAACACGCCAACGGATCGCTGATGCGCTTCACAGAGCGTGGTTTCAAGGCCGCGAGGAGTCGGCTGTTCTGGCAGCGATAGAGGAGGCGCTCCTGCAGGCAGATGTTGGCGTGGAGGTAACAGAGCGAATAGTCCGCCGTGTTCGAGAGCGCTTGCGACAGCAGGGGGCGGTAGAACACATCCGCCAGATCCTCCGGGAAGAGATGCATGCCCTGCTTGTGGAGCCGCTTCCCGAGCGTTTCCCCGGGTCACCAACGGTCGTGCTTGTGGTTGGTGTCAATGGCTTCGGGAAGACAACAACGGTCGCGAAGTTGGCCTACCGCTGGCAGCAGCAGGGTCACAGCATTGTGCTTGCAGCAGCGGACACGTACCGTAGTGCTGCAATTGAGCAACTCCAGCAATGGGCTGAGCGCATAGGGGTTGCATGTATCCGCCATCGCTACGGAGCTGATCCAGCGGCCGTAGCATATGATGCCCTCCAGGCAGCTCGAGCTCGAGGCGCCGATGTCGTCATCGTTGACACCGCCGGGCGGCTCCACACCAAAGAGCCACTGATGGCAGAGCTTGAGAAGCTAGTCCGAGTGCTGCGCAAGGTCGACCCTACGGCACCTCACGAAACCTTCTTGGTGCTGGATGCTTCCATCGGACACAACGCTGTCCTCCAAGCCCAAGAGTTCCTTCGCCACTTGCCCTTGACGGGTGTCGTGCTGACGAAGGTGGATGGAAGCGCCCGTGGTGGGATGGCGTTGGCAGTTTCATCCACCTGCAACTTACCTATTCGGTACTTGGGGGTCGGTGAAGGCTTGCAGGACTTGGTTCCGTTCGTCCCGGCTGCGTTTGTAGAGGGATTGCTGCCAGAAGAAGCCTTGACGGTTTCACAGTAG
- a CDS encoding metallopeptidase TldD-related protein: MRYLLLLCGVLSVCAAQVWQPPRTEVVFRAMEQELRRAQQNLRSEGAPAPYYIEYRLQYRAALVARAVLGELVESNESQRATLTVAVRVGTPELDNTNLAAPSFLLFGGASPRETYRQRAVPIELSDTLLRRELWLATDAAYKDAVEQYGRKLNILRSQLRRDTTPDFRLLPGEELFDTLAVPTFSRALAERLCRELSAIFRQYPEFTASAVSFEYLPTQTWYANTEGRRAVKTELFTGLEVVAYAQANDGTLLAQYYSAYARTPAELPSLDSLRRAVTEVAQRLRAQRAASALEETYVGPVLFEGRAAGELVAQVLVPQLLLHREPLSDAPVFTTRAQGLARRIGSRILPEFLSLRAAPCQRWFRQTPLVGSYCVDDEGVRADTVQVVEKGVLRQLLSTRVPTRWLARSNGHNRAGAPMVGVLELVPGEGGGSVLERQQLRQYFLQLLRQRELPYGILVRSVMNLNIAQTVLARASLGKYPSFAREGSLPIVAAFRVYPDGREELLQPCDAVGLTVRSLRDILAVSREQTPYNYLAPAAAAGSEVPYLPVSIITPDIVLEEVEIRPREGSVPKPPLVSPPFIERR; encoded by the coding sequence ATGAGATACTTGCTCTTGCTGTGTGGTGTGCTCTCGGTCTGCGCGGCGCAAGTGTGGCAGCCGCCGCGGACGGAGGTGGTCTTTCGGGCGATGGAACAAGAACTCCGGCGAGCACAGCAGAACTTGCGCTCTGAGGGTGCTCCCGCCCCGTACTACATTGAGTATCGGCTCCAATACCGGGCGGCTTTGGTAGCACGAGCGGTGCTGGGTGAGCTTGTGGAGTCGAACGAGAGTCAGCGAGCGACATTGACGGTTGCCGTGCGGGTAGGAACTCCGGAGCTTGACAACACGAATCTGGCAGCCCCAAGCTTCCTGCTCTTCGGTGGCGCTTCGCCTCGCGAGACCTATCGGCAGCGGGCCGTCCCGATAGAGCTGAGCGATACTCTGCTGCGGCGCGAACTATGGCTGGCTACGGATGCAGCCTACAAGGATGCCGTCGAGCAGTATGGGCGGAAGCTGAACATCTTGCGCAGTCAACTGCGGCGGGATACTACCCCCGATTTCCGCTTGCTACCCGGGGAGGAGTTGTTCGATACACTCGCTGTCCCCACCTTCTCCAGAGCGCTGGCGGAGCGCCTCTGTCGTGAGCTCTCGGCAATCTTCCGGCAGTACCCGGAGTTTACAGCGTCGGCTGTCAGTTTCGAGTACCTGCCTACCCAGACCTGGTACGCCAACACCGAGGGGCGGAGGGCAGTGAAGACCGAGCTCTTCACAGGCCTGGAAGTCGTTGCCTACGCCCAAGCGAACGATGGGACACTCCTAGCGCAGTACTACTCCGCCTATGCTCGAACACCAGCGGAGCTGCCTTCGTTGGACTCCCTACGGCGGGCTGTAACTGAGGTGGCACAGCGCCTTCGGGCTCAGCGAGCGGCATCAGCATTGGAAGAGACGTACGTTGGTCCCGTACTCTTCGAGGGGCGGGCTGCAGGCGAGCTCGTTGCTCAGGTACTCGTTCCGCAACTCCTCCTCCATCGGGAGCCCCTGTCGGACGCACCAGTCTTTACGACGAGGGCTCAAGGGTTGGCCCGTCGTATCGGTAGTCGCATCCTTCCGGAGTTCCTCTCGCTGCGAGCAGCCCCCTGCCAGCGATGGTTTCGGCAGACTCCCCTCGTAGGGTCCTACTGCGTGGACGATGAGGGGGTGAGGGCGGATACGGTACAGGTCGTAGAGAAGGGCGTACTGCGACAGCTTCTCAGTACCCGAGTGCCAACGCGGTGGTTGGCTCGCTCCAACGGGCATAACCGTGCCGGGGCTCCTATGGTAGGTGTGCTGGAGCTTGTACCAGGCGAGGGGGGTGGCTCGGTTCTGGAGCGTCAGCAGCTACGGCAGTACTTCCTTCAGCTACTGCGCCAGAGGGAACTCCCATACGGCATCCTAGTCCGCTCTGTGATGAACCTCAACATCGCGCAGACGGTGCTGGCCCGGGCGAGTTTGGGGAAGTATCCAAGCTTTGCGCGAGAGGGGAGCCTACCGATAGTAGCAGCGTTCCGGGTCTACCCCGATGGGCGAGAGGAGCTCTTGCAGCCCTGTGACGCCGTAGGGCTCACTGTGCGGTCGCTGCGGGATATTCTGGCAGTATCGCGAGAGCAGACGCCTTACAACTACCTTGCCCCGGCTGCGGCTGCCGGCAGCGAGGTACCGTATCTGCCGGTGAGTATCATCACGCCTGACATCGTTCTGGAAGAGGTTGAGATACGCCCGCGTGAAGGCAGCGTTCCCAAGCCACCCTTGGTCTCTCCGCCATTCATCGAGCGGCGGTAG
- the accB gene encoding acetyl-CoA carboxylase biotin carboxyl carrier protein: MDLKYLRRLLQIFDESSATELVIEEEGTKVHIVKQRPNAHPEAAGTSPIVLPVAMPGYAPMGGGQAAVGSQPVAPTTTVEAAPQAPAAPVEEQKETEKRLHEIRSPIVGTFYRAPAPDAEPFVQVGSRVTPGTTLCIIEAMKLMNEIQSDVSGVVAKILVENGQPVEYNQPLFLIELD, encoded by the coding sequence ATGGACTTAAAGTACCTACGCAGGCTGCTGCAAATCTTCGACGAGAGCTCTGCAACGGAGCTGGTCATAGAGGAAGAGGGCACGAAAGTACACATCGTCAAGCAGCGTCCGAATGCTCATCCAGAGGCGGCGGGAACGTCGCCTATTGTCTTGCCTGTGGCGATGCCGGGATACGCTCCGATGGGTGGGGGCCAGGCGGCAGTTGGCTCTCAGCCGGTGGCGCCTACAACTACGGTGGAAGCGGCTCCGCAAGCCCCTGCAGCGCCGGTGGAGGAGCAGAAGGAGACTGAAAAGCGGCTTCACGAGATCCGCTCCCCGATTGTCGGGACCTTCTACAGGGCTCCAGCTCCTGACGCTGAGCCGTTTGTACAGGTTGGTAGCCGAGTCACTCCGGGGACGACGCTGTGCATCATCGAGGCGATGAAGCTGATGAACGAGATTCAGAGCGACGTATCCGGAGTAGTGGCGAAAATCCTGGTAGAGAACGGGCAGCCCGTGGAGTACAACCAGCCGCTCTTCCTGATCGAGCTTGACTGA
- a CDS encoding aspartate 1-decarboxylase, whose amino-acid sequence MVRVILKSKLQRLKVTAANLLYEGSLGLDADLMEAALLVPYEQVTVLNVNNGERLETYVIPEPRGSGMVCLNGPAARKGVVGDELVVLSYALLTEAELPGHAPVVVTVDEHNRMLRRSLLEVAHAADPRG is encoded by the coding sequence ATGGTGCGGGTCATCTTGAAGTCGAAGCTCCAACGGCTGAAGGTGACGGCGGCAAATCTGCTCTACGAAGGTAGCCTCGGGTTAGATGCCGACCTCATGGAGGCAGCCCTTCTGGTACCGTACGAGCAGGTGACCGTGCTCAACGTCAACAACGGCGAACGGCTGGAGACGTACGTGATCCCGGAGCCGCGAGGGAGTGGGATGGTGTGCCTCAACGGGCCGGCAGCGCGGAAGGGGGTCGTGGGGGATGAACTCGTGGTGCTCTCGTATGCCTTGCTGACGGAAGCTGAGCTGCCAGGACACGCCCCTGTAGTGGTGACTGTGGACGAACATAACCGTATGCTCCGCCGCTCGCTCCTAGAAGTTGCTCATGCAGCGGACCCACGGGGATGA
- a CDS encoding 2,3-diphosphoglycerate-dependent phosphoglycerate mutase, with translation MPLLILLRHGESEWNRQNRFTGWIDVDLSPRGEAEARQAGELLRPYPIDLIFTSALRRAWRTAEIVRSVLGRPELPIERSEALNERHYGQLQGMNKDEVRQRYGEEQFRLWRRSYDVAPPGGESLADTQRRVLPYYYERILPALREGKNVLIVAHGNSLRALLMELEGIPPEQIPAVEVPTGVPYVYELEEETLAVRCRTVLQPQLTGVE, from the coding sequence ATGCCGTTGCTGATTCTGCTACGTCACGGAGAGTCGGAGTGGAACCGGCAGAATCGCTTCACAGGCTGGATTGATGTGGATCTCTCACCTCGCGGGGAGGCCGAAGCACGTCAGGCGGGTGAGCTTCTGCGGCCCTACCCGATTGACCTCATCTTCACTTCAGCGCTGCGCCGAGCGTGGCGGACGGCAGAGATTGTGCGGAGTGTCCTCGGGCGTCCAGAGCTCCCTATAGAGCGCTCGGAAGCGCTCAACGAGCGCCACTACGGTCAGCTCCAGGGGATGAACAAGGACGAGGTCCGGCAGCGCTACGGCGAGGAACAGTTCCGACTCTGGCGGCGCAGCTATGATGTGGCTCCGCCTGGAGGGGAGTCGCTCGCTGATACGCAGCGCCGAGTACTACCGTACTACTACGAGCGCATCCTTCCGGCCCTCCGTGAGGGAAAGAACGTGCTCATCGTTGCCCACGGGAACTCGTTGCGGGCCCTCTTGATGGAGCTGGAGGGCATCCCCCCGGAGCAGATTCCAGCGGTGGAGGTTCCTACGGGTGTGCCGTATGTGTACGAGCTGGAAGAGGAAACATTGGCAGTGCGGTGCCGAACAGTGCTGCAGCCACAGCTAACAGGGGTAGAATGA
- a CDS encoding TldD/PmbA family protein yields the protein MRSRWCVWVGIGCAVAAQGTTAQTALLSLLRQELERNFAVLRQQPQPAYYIGYQVAQLQTTVLEAQAGKLRRSAQQHSRWLDVDVRVGSYELDNTRPLQEAWSFVDRSGAVQLPLGDDAQALRHLLWQATADAYERAAERYAKVIASRSVRVQEGDSIPDFSREPPQRRQRLVPPLRLDTSLWAQRLRELSAAFVPHPWIYSHRLTLQATSVQKFLVNSEGTELAWGENSIFLTIAAQTRADDGMELPLYRTYFAFRPEELPSPDSIRADIESMIELLHRLRKAPVLETYSGPAILSGEAAGVFFHEILGHRVEGHRQKDPQSAQMLRDLLGKQILPPFLDVVFDPTRRYRDGIPLAGSYEFDDEGVPAQRVVVVERGILRNFLMNRTPIAEFRRSNGHGRRQPGTQVVARQSNLLVVAHQSLSPQELRERLREECRRQGKEFGLLFKVVEGGFTFTTRTIPNAFNVMPLVVYRVYVDGRPDELVRGVDLIGTPLTTFANIIAAGSDIGVFNGLCGAESGNIPVSASSPSLLVSRIEVQKKAKSDERLPILPPPSVQSP from the coding sequence ATGAGGAGCCGTTGGTGCGTGTGGGTGGGGATAGGCTGTGCAGTCGCTGCCCAAGGAACGACGGCGCAGACGGCCTTACTGAGCCTCCTTCGGCAGGAGTTGGAGCGGAACTTTGCAGTCCTACGCCAGCAGCCACAGCCAGCGTACTACATCGGCTACCAGGTGGCGCAGCTCCAGACGACGGTCCTTGAGGCGCAGGCAGGAAAGTTGCGGCGCTCCGCGCAGCAGCACTCTCGCTGGCTGGATGTAGACGTGCGGGTCGGGAGCTACGAGCTGGATAATACCCGTCCGCTGCAGGAGGCCTGGAGCTTCGTAGACCGGTCCGGAGCAGTCCAGCTTCCTTTGGGAGATGACGCCCAAGCCCTGCGGCACCTCCTCTGGCAAGCCACGGCTGACGCATACGAGCGGGCGGCCGAGCGGTATGCAAAAGTCATTGCAAGCCGCAGCGTTCGGGTTCAAGAAGGAGACAGCATCCCTGATTTCTCTCGAGAACCACCTCAGCGGCGTCAGCGACTCGTTCCGCCGCTGCGGCTGGATACATCACTCTGGGCCCAGCGTCTACGTGAGCTCTCGGCAGCCTTTGTCCCCCATCCCTGGATCTACTCCCATCGGCTCACTCTTCAGGCAACTTCGGTGCAGAAGTTCTTGGTGAACTCGGAGGGCACGGAATTGGCCTGGGGGGAGAACAGCATCTTCTTGACGATTGCTGCCCAGACTCGGGCAGACGATGGCATGGAGTTGCCTCTGTATCGCACCTACTTTGCATTTCGGCCTGAGGAGCTACCAAGTCCTGACAGCATCCGTGCTGACATAGAGAGCATGATCGAGCTCCTGCATCGCCTCCGCAAGGCTCCGGTGCTCGAAACCTACTCTGGACCAGCAATCCTCAGTGGGGAAGCTGCTGGAGTCTTCTTCCACGAGATTCTCGGGCATCGGGTGGAGGGACATCGGCAGAAAGACCCGCAGTCGGCTCAGATGCTCCGCGATCTGTTGGGCAAGCAGATCTTACCGCCGTTTCTGGACGTCGTCTTCGACCCGACCCGTCGGTATCGCGATGGAATACCGCTAGCTGGCAGTTACGAGTTCGACGACGAGGGGGTACCGGCGCAACGGGTCGTAGTCGTAGAGCGTGGGATACTGCGTAACTTCCTGATGAATCGGACCCCGATTGCAGAGTTTCGGCGTTCGAATGGGCATGGGCGGCGGCAGCCCGGAACTCAGGTCGTGGCGCGACAGTCCAATTTGCTGGTGGTAGCCCATCAGAGCCTTTCGCCGCAGGAGTTGCGCGAGCGTTTGCGCGAGGAATGCCGACGCCAAGGCAAGGAGTTTGGCCTTCTCTTCAAGGTCGTGGAAGGCGGTTTCACGTTCACGACGCGCACCATCCCAAATGCATTCAACGTCATGCCGCTGGTAGTCTACCGAGTCTACGTCGATGGGCGACCGGATGAGCTAGTGCGTGGAGTTGACCTCATCGGGACCCCGCTGACAACCTTCGCCAACATTATTGCAGCTGGCTCGGACATTGGAGTCTTCAATGGGCTCTGCGGGGCGGAGTCAGGGAACATCCCCGTCTCGGCGAGCTCGCCTAGCTTACTGGTCAGCCGCATCGAGGTCCAGAAGAAGGCGAAGTCCGACGAACGCCTGCCCATTCTGCCTCCACCGTCGGTTCAGTCTCCGTAG
- a CDS encoding TIGR01777 family oxidoreductase: MQTGATPGLRLLLVGGTGGLGRRIVPTLTQQGYQVRLLVRSLSRAKELFPGGVEYYVWNPQQELPASALEGVWGVLNLAGAPIVRRWTRAYRQIIQQSRVGTTRQLVQALHEAPHAVQVFLSVSAVGYYGNRGDELCRETAPPGTDFLAQVCREWEEAALRAADRVRVIIPRLGIVLDRQAGFLPRLLPTFRAFLGGTIGSGQQWVSWIHWSDVVSFVLWALQTPTVQGVYNAVAPSPVRFQEFCQTLGRLLRRPCWLRVPTWALRLQYGELADALNFSQRVVPERALAEGFTFRFPTLEAALKAELDGNSEL; the protein is encoded by the coding sequence GTGCAGACTGGGGCAACACCGGGGCTCCGCCTCCTCCTCGTTGGCGGAACAGGAGGGTTGGGACGCCGGATCGTTCCTACCTTGACGCAGCAGGGCTACCAAGTCCGACTCCTCGTGCGGTCACTGTCGAGAGCTAAGGAGCTGTTTCCGGGAGGCGTGGAGTACTACGTGTGGAATCCGCAGCAGGAACTGCCTGCGTCAGCCCTCGAGGGGGTTTGGGGAGTTCTCAACTTGGCTGGTGCTCCCATCGTCCGTCGCTGGACTCGAGCGTATCGCCAGATCATCCAACAGAGTCGGGTTGGGACGACACGGCAGCTGGTGCAAGCACTACACGAGGCGCCACACGCGGTACAGGTGTTCCTTTCGGTCTCGGCTGTGGGCTACTACGGCAACCGGGGCGACGAGCTGTGCCGAGAAACTGCACCTCCAGGGACAGATTTCCTGGCGCAGGTCTGCCGAGAATGGGAAGAAGCTGCGCTGAGGGCAGCAGATCGAGTCCGAGTCATCATCCCACGACTAGGAATCGTCTTGGACCGGCAGGCTGGGTTCTTGCCTAGGCTCTTGCCGACATTCCGGGCGTTCCTGGGAGGCACTATAGGTAGTGGGCAGCAGTGGGTGTCCTGGATCCATTGGAGCGACGTCGTATCGTTCGTACTGTGGGCACTTCAGACTCCAACCGTTCAAGGGGTGTACAATGCCGTGGCACCTTCTCCGGTGCGCTTCCAAGAGTTCTGCCAGACTTTGGGGCGTTTGCTCCGGCGCCCCTGCTGGCTTAGAGTCCCAACTTGGGCACTTCGACTGCAGTATGGAGAGTTGGCCGATGCTCTCAACTTCAGCCAGCGTGTAGTACCCGAGAGAGCCCTAGCGGAGGGGTTTACTTTCCGCTTCCCGACGCTAGAAGCAGCCCTAAAGGCTGAGCTGGATGGGAATAGCGAGCTGTAG
- a CDS encoding NTP transferase domain-containing protein, producing the protein MSGIAAVVLAAGKGKRIGDAGLPKVLLPLKGRPLLSYVLAAVLPLRPRRLIVVVGFRGEEVAAFLQQHCPQAEVVWQSEQLGTGHAVLQTRSVLGGFTGTVLILPGDVPLVQYETLRVFVDFHLRAGNAVTVLTTQVPQPTGYGRILRDVTGKIVRIVEERDATPQEREICEVNTGIIAARAPVLFRLLPRLSRQNAQQEYYLTDIVALCRDEKQPVGAWCAPRWQEFQGVNTLAELAYAEELLESHYQEQPAA; encoded by the coding sequence ATGAGCGGAATCGCTGCAGTGGTTCTAGCAGCTGGAAAGGGGAAGCGGATTGGGGATGCGGGTCTGCCGAAAGTACTCTTGCCGCTGAAAGGACGGCCGCTGCTATCGTACGTGCTCGCAGCAGTGCTTCCCTTGCGGCCGCGGCGGCTCATCGTCGTTGTCGGTTTTCGAGGGGAAGAGGTAGCAGCGTTTCTCCAGCAGCACTGTCCGCAAGCTGAGGTTGTCTGGCAGTCTGAGCAGCTCGGGACAGGCCATGCCGTTCTCCAGACGAGAAGCGTTCTGGGGGGGTTTACTGGCACCGTCTTGATCCTCCCCGGTGACGTGCCGCTGGTGCAGTACGAGACACTCCGCGTGTTTGTGGACTTCCACCTGCGCGCGGGGAATGCTGTGACGGTTCTGACAACCCAGGTCCCGCAGCCTACAGGCTACGGCCGTATCCTTCGGGATGTCACGGGGAAGATTGTGCGAATTGTGGAGGAGCGTGATGCAACGCCGCAGGAGCGGGAGATTTGTGAAGTCAACACTGGCATCATTGCCGCACGGGCTCCTGTGCTTTTCAGGCTGCTGCCTCGGCTGAGCCGGCAGAATGCCCAGCAGGAGTACTACCTCACGGACATCGTGGCTCTGTGTCGTGACGAGAAGCAGCCTGTTGGGGCATGGTGTGCTCCGCGGTGGCAGGAATTCCAAGGCGTCAATACTCTTGCGGAGCTGGCGTATGCGGAAGAGCTGCTGGAAAGTCACTACCAGGAGCAGCCAGCTGCTTGA
- the ispE gene encoding 4-(cytidine 5'-diphospho)-2-C-methyl-D-erythritol kinase, whose protein sequence is MTLTEFAPAKLNLGLWVLGRRPDGYHELLSLMLPLDFGDHLVAEEAPEICVEYEPPQEFAPDLVRMAAELLRKEWGLPSGAKILVRKRIPVGAGLGGGSSDAAAALRLLTRLWKIGLSREQLLHLAQRLGSDVPFFLYQQPALVRGRGERVQPVLLSLPYTFVVLYPGFSISTAWAYAQLQRSERWQSEPEVPWDYVLSALSREPGLFQRYFANDFEPLLFAHYPKLRELRYYLLQSGAFYAGVTGSGSAVFGIFETETTAQAAARQYEDSAVVRAYVCRMYSCVP, encoded by the coding sequence ATGACACTGACGGAGTTTGCTCCGGCGAAGTTGAACTTGGGACTATGGGTCCTTGGACGGCGCCCCGATGGGTATCACGAGCTGCTGAGCCTCATGCTGCCTCTCGATTTTGGCGACCATCTGGTAGCTGAGGAAGCCCCCGAGATCTGCGTAGAGTATGAGCCACCACAAGAGTTCGCACCCGATTTGGTGCGAATGGCTGCGGAGCTATTACGGAAAGAGTGGGGGCTTCCGAGCGGCGCAAAAATACTCGTCCGCAAGCGGATTCCCGTTGGTGCTGGGCTAGGAGGCGGAAGCTCCGATGCAGCAGCTGCGCTCCGTCTACTGACCCGCTTGTGGAAGATAGGGCTATCGCGAGAACAGCTCCTTCACCTTGCGCAGCGGCTAGGGAGTGACGTTCCTTTCTTCTTGTACCAGCAGCCAGCGCTTGTACGAGGTCGGGGGGAGCGAGTGCAACCGGTGTTGCTATCGCTACCGTACACATTCGTGGTACTGTATCCCGGTTTCAGCATCTCTACAGCATGGGCCTATGCTCAACTGCAGAGGTCTGAACGGTGGCAGTCGGAGCCAGAGGTTCCGTGGGACTATGTCCTTTCGGCATTGTCTCGAGAACCGGGTCTGTTCCAGCGGTATTTTGCCAACGACTTCGAGCCACTCCTCTTCGCCCACTACCCGAAGCTCCGAGAACTGCGCTACTATCTCTTGCAGTCGGGGGCTTTCTACGCAGGCGTCACTGGAAGTGGCTCGGCGGTCTTTGGTATCTTCGAGACCGAGACTACTGCACAGGCAGCGGCGAGGCAGTACGAGGACAGTGCTGTCGTAAGGGCCTACGTGTGTCGGATGTACTCGTGCGTGCCATGA